Proteins encoded in a region of the Anaerolineales bacterium genome:
- a CDS encoding PspC domain-containing protein yields the protein MATEIRRLYRSRSERMFAGVCGGLGGYFDVDPTLVRVLFVVLALAGGPGLIAYLLLLILVPIEPLPASSTTPAS from the coding sequence ATGGCAACTGAGATTCGCCGCCTGTATCGAAGCCGAAGCGAGCGGATGTTCGCCGGTGTGTGCGGTGGGCTGGGCGGGTACTTCGACGTCGACCCGACGCTGGTCCGAGTGCTGTTCGTCGTGTTGGCCCTCGCCGGCGGCCCAGGCTTGATTGCCTACCTGTTGCTGCTGATTCTCGTTCCGATCGAGCCCCTGCCTGCTTCTTCGACGACCCCGGCCTCCTGA